The following coding sequences are from one Lolium rigidum isolate FL_2022 chromosome 6, APGP_CSIRO_Lrig_0.1, whole genome shotgun sequence window:
- the LOC124666314 gene encoding embryo-specific protein ATS3A-like encodes MACSRCPAPSLLLVLALITYLSLASAASSFQPQPRLDNSHLAQTTSAAGGVSARTCWYTVQIKTSCASPAHTSDTISLAFGDVYKDEVYAAQLGGFAGAFDRCATDTFKIGGPCGYGVCYLYVRRAGRSGWTPEWIRVYEPASPGTPSTFRYGDPLPNNVWYGLDRCTRLVSPSSSSSASAAVQAM; translated from the coding sequence ATGGCCTGCAGTAGGTGCCCGGCGCCGTCGCTGCTCCTCGTGCTCGCCCTCATCACCTACCTGAgcctcgcctccgccgcctcctcgttCCAACCGCAGCCACGCCTTGACAACAGCCACCTCGCGCAGACGACCAgcgccgccggcggcgtgagCGCGCGGACGTGCTGGTACACGGTGCAGATCAAGACGAGCTGCGCGTCCCCGGCGCACACGTCGGACACGATCAGCCTGGCGTTCGGCGACGTGTACAAGGACGAGGTGTACGCGGCGCAGCTGGGCGGCTTCGCCGGCGCGTTCGACCGGTGCGCCACCGACACGTTCAAGATCGGTGGCCCCTGCGGGTACGGCGTCTGCTACCTCTACGTCCGCCGCGCCGGCCGCTCCGGGTGGACGCCGGAGTGGATCAGGGTGTACGAGCCCGCCTCCCCCGGCACGCCCTCCACCTTCCGCTACGGGGACCCGCTGCCCAACAACGTCTGGTACGGCCTCGACCGCTGCACGCGCCTCGTATccccctcgtcgtcctcctctgcctccgctgCGGTCCAAGCGATGTAG
- the LOC124666233 gene encoding phospholipase D alpha 1, which produces MAQILLHGNLHVTIFEAQALSTGRASAAAPKFLRKIVEGLEDTVGVGKGASKLYATIDLEKARVGRTRMLANEPVSPRWYESFHIYCAHLAADVIFTVKADNAIGAALIGRAYLPVSELLAGEEIDRWLEVCDTDRQPIGESKIHVKLQFFEANKDRNWARGVRSAKYPGVPYTFFSQRQGCNVRLYQDAHVPDNFIPKIPLADGKNYEPHRCWEDIFDAITNAQHLIYITGWSVNTTITLIRDTNRPKPGGDVTLGELLKRKASEGVRVLMLVWDDRTSVGLLKRDGLMATHDEDTANFFRDTEVNCVLCPRNPDDSGSIVQDLQISTMFTHHQKIVVVDSEMPNQGSEQRRIVSFVGGIDLCDGRYDTQYHSLFRTLDTVHHDDFHQPNFATASITKGGPREPWHDIHSRLEGPIAWDVLYNFEQRWRKQGGKDILVQIRDLADIIIPPSPVMFPEDRDGWNVQLFRSIDGGAAFGFPDAPEDAARAGLVSGKDQIIDRSIQDAYINAIRRAKNFIYIENQYFLGSSYGWKADDIKPEDIGALHVIPKELSLKIVSKIEAGEPFTVYVVVPMWPEGMPESASVQAILDWQRRTMEMMYTDITQALQAKGIEANPKDYLTFFCLGNREVKQEGEYEPQEQPEPDTDYIRAHEARRFMIYVHTKMMIVDDEYIIIGSANINQRSMDGARDSEIAMGAFQPYHLATRQPARGQIHGFRMALWYEHLGMLDDLFQHPESPECIQKVNKIAEKYWDIYSSDDLEQDLPGHLLSYPIGVTSEGTVTELPGMEFFPDTRARILGAKSDYLPPILTT; this is translated from the exons ATGGCTCAGATCTTGCTCCATGGCAACCTCCACGTCACCATCTTCGAGGCCCAGGCGCTCTCCACCGGCCGTGCCAGCGCAGCCGCACCGAAGTTCCTCCGCAAG ATCGTGGAGGGGCTCGAAGACACCGTCGGTGTCGGCAAAGGCGCCTCCAAGCTATACGCCACCATTGACCTGGAGAAGGCTCGCGTTGGACGTACCAGGATGTTGGCGAACGAGCCAGTGAGCCCTCGCTGGTACGAGTCATTCCACATCTACTGTGCGCACCTTGCTGCCGatgtcatcttcaccgtcaaggccgACAACGCTATCGGGGCGGCGCTCATTGGGAGGGCGTACCTACCTGTCAGCGAGCTTCTCGCTGGTGAGGAGATCGATAGGTGGCTTGAGGTCTGCGACACCGATCGGCAGCCTATCGGTGAGAGCAAGATCCACGTGAAGCTTCAGTTCTTTGAGGCCAACAAGGACCGCAATTGGGCCAGAGGTGTCCGGAGTGCCAAGTACCCCGGTGTTCCTTACACCTTCTTCTCGCAGAGGCAAGGGTGTAATGTTAGGCTGTACCAGGATGCTCATGTCCCGGACAACTTCATTCCCAAGATTCCGCTTGCGGATGGTAAGAACTATGAGCCTCACAGATGCTGGGAGGACATCTTTGATGCCATTACCAATGCTCAGCATCTGATCTACATCACCGGCTGGTCTGTGAACACTACAATCACCTTGATTAGGGACACCAATCGCCCGAAACCTGGAGGAGATGTCACCCTCGGGGAGTTGCTCAAGAGGAAGGCTAGCGAGGGTGTGCGGGTCCTTATGCTAGTGTGGGATGATAGGACCTCAGTTGGCTTGCTCAAGAGAGATGGCTTGATGGCCACCCATGATGAGGACACTGCAAATTTCTTCAGGGACACCGAGGTGAACTGCGTTCTGTGCCCTCGTAACCCTGATGATTCAGGCAGCATTGTTCAGGATCTGCAGATCTCAACTATGTTCACTCACCATCAGAAGATAGTGGTCGTTGACAGTGAAATGCCGAACCAGGGCTCTGAGCAAAGGAGGATAGTCAGCTTCGTTGGTGGCATCGACCTCTGCGACGGAAGATATGACACTCAGTACCATTCCTTGTTTAGGACACTTGACACTGTCCACCATGATGACTTCCACCAGCCAAACTTTGCGACTGCATCCATCACCAAGGGTGGCCCGAGAGAGCCATGGCATGATATCCATTCACGGCTGGAAGGGCCAATTGCTTGGGATGTTCTATACAATTTCGAACAGAGATGGAGAAAGCAGGGTGGCAAGGATATTCTCGTGCAGATCAGGGATCTTGCTGACATAATTATCCCCCCTTCTCCTGTCATGTTCCCAGAGGACAGAGATGGATGGAATGTTCAGCTCTTCAGATCTATTGATGGTGGTGCTGCATTTGGCTTCCCTGATGCTCCTGAGGATGCTGCAAGAGCTGGGCTTGTAAGTGGAAAGGATCAGATCATTGACAGGAGCATCCAGGATGCATACATAAATGCCATCCGGCGGGCAAAGAACTTCATCTACATTGAGAACCAATACTTCCTTGGAAGTTCCTATGGCTGGAAAGCTGATGATATCAAGCCTGAAGACATTGGTGCTCTGCATGTGATCCCTAAGGAGCTTTCGTTGAAGATTGTCAGTAAAATTGAAGCTGGGGAACCGTTTACTGTTTATGTGGTGGTGCCAATGTGGCCTGAGGGTATGCCAGAGAGCGCTTCTGTACAGGCAATTCTGGACTGGCAGAGGAGAACAATGGAGATGATGTACACCGACATCACACAGGCCCTCCAAGCTAAGGGAATTGAAGCAAACCCCAAGGATTACCTCACGTTCTTCTGCTTGGGTAACCGTGAGGTGAAGCAGGAAGGGGaatatgaacctcaggagcaaccggAACCTGACACCGATTACATCCGTGCTCATGAGGCTAGGAGGTTCATGATCTACGTTCATACCAAAATGATGATAG TTGATGATGAGTACATCATCATCGGGTCTGCTAACATCAACCAGAGGTCGATGGATGGTGCCCGTGACTCCGAGATCGCCATGGGCGCTTTCCAGCCATACCACCTGGCAACCAGGCAGCCTGCCCGGGGCCAGATCCATGGCTTCCGGATGGCGCTGTGGTACGAGCACCTAGGCATGCTGGACGACTTGTTCCAGCACCCGGAGAGCCCCGAGTGCATCCAGAAGGTGAACAAGATCGCGGAGAAGTACTGGGACATATACTCCAGCGACGACCTGGAGCAGGACCTCCCTGGTCACCTGCTGAGCTACCCCATCGGCGTCACTAGTGAGGGCACGGTGACGGAGCTGCCGGGCATGGAGTTCTTCCCCGACACCCGCGCCCGCATCCTCGGCGCCAAGTCGGACTACCTTCCCCCCATCCTCACCACATAG